A single Streptomyces mirabilis DNA region contains:
- a CDS encoding LysR family transcriptional regulator yields the protein MALMPNPHAVPGLSTTWLRVFLEVARHGSFTVAARTLGWTQSAVSRQISSLESALGGAPLFDRLPRGVRLTEAGRVLVPHAEAVVERLHGADRELAALRRVAGGRLRFGAFATADAALVPRAIAAFRVRHPGVRLTREEGLTPVLLERLSAGGLDLAIVSTTGRAPLDPYTLHHLLDESLYVAVPADHPLAAEPSVRLPQLADADWISGSAHPEGTLLDAALRHGFRPRVAHVVAEWTAKQGYVAAGLGVTLVPALAAESVRPDIALLPVRDEEAPARAVYAATARGRSLGPAAQAFLGALREAATHLPT from the coding sequence ATGGCTCTCATGCCCAACCCGCATGCCGTACCCGGCCTCTCCACCACCTGGCTGCGGGTCTTCCTGGAGGTCGCCCGGCACGGTTCGTTCACGGTGGCCGCGCGGACCCTCGGCTGGACACAGTCCGCGGTGTCCCGGCAGATCTCCTCGCTGGAGTCGGCGCTCGGCGGAGCCCCGCTCTTCGACCGGCTGCCCCGGGGCGTACGGCTGACGGAGGCCGGGCGGGTCCTCGTGCCGCACGCCGAGGCGGTGGTCGAGCGGCTGCACGGCGCGGACCGCGAACTGGCCGCGCTGCGACGCGTCGCGGGCGGCCGGCTGCGCTTCGGCGCGTTCGCCACGGCCGACGCCGCGCTCGTCCCCCGTGCCATCGCCGCGTTCCGCGTGCGCCATCCGGGGGTGCGGCTCACCCGCGAGGAGGGCCTGACGCCCGTGCTCCTGGAGCGGCTCTCCGCGGGCGGCCTCGACCTGGCGATCGTCTCCACGACGGGCCGCGCCCCGCTGGACCCGTACACCCTGCACCACCTCCTCGACGAGTCCCTGTACGTCGCCGTCCCCGCCGACCATCCGCTCGCCGCCGAGCCATCCGTCCGCCTCCCCCAACTCGCCGACGCCGACTGGATATCCGGCTCCGCGCACCCCGAGGGCACCCTCCTGGACGCGGCCCTGCGGCACGGCTTCCGCCCGCGTGTCGCGCATGTCGTGGCCGAGTGGACGGCCAAGCAGGGGTACGTCGCCGCGGGTCTCGGAGTGACCCTGGTCCCGGCGCTCGCCGCCGAGTCCGTACGCCCGGACATCGCGCTGCTTCCGGTGCGCGACGAGGAGGCGCCGGCGCGGGCGGTGTACGCGGCGACGGCGCGGGGCCGGTCACTGGGACCGGCGGCGCAGGCGTTCCTGGGGGCACTGCGGGAGGCGGCGACCCACCTGCCCACCTGA
- a CDS encoding RidA family protein: MQITLDNPPSAPGPANGYYSQVARVELPGAGALLYLSGQVADGADLAEQSRGVFETIDALLGAHGAGLADIINIRTYLTDITQLPAYGAVRAQYLTGAPPTSMTFEVSRLFKPEALIEIEVVAAVPAVPAPRDAHGPE, from the coding sequence ATGCAGATCACGCTCGACAACCCGCCCTCGGCGCCGGGTCCCGCCAACGGCTACTACTCCCAGGTGGCCCGGGTCGAACTGCCGGGCGCGGGAGCGCTGTTGTACCTCTCCGGGCAGGTCGCGGACGGCGCCGACCTCGCCGAACAGAGCCGCGGGGTCTTCGAGACCATCGACGCCCTGCTGGGGGCGCACGGGGCGGGCCTGGCGGACATCATCAACATCCGTACGTATCTGACGGACATCACCCAACTCCCCGCCTACGGTGCGGTACGCGCCCAGTACCTCACCGGCGCCCCACCCACCAGCATGACCTTCGAGGTCTCCCGTCTCTTCAAGCCGGAAGCGCTCATCGAGATCGAGGTCGTGGCCGCCGTACCGGCAGTACCGGCTCCGCGTGACGCACACGGGCCGGAGTGA
- a CDS encoding NAD(P)-dependent oxidoreductase: protein MEKIAFLGLGHMGAAMARRLLAAGFPLTVWNRTAEKAEPLVAEGATLAASPAEAVRDADVVITMLANPAALDAVADAIAPELRRGTTWVEMSTVGPDVVKELAGRLGEGVTFVDAPVAGSTDKAAAGQLGILAGGELTGVGHVLVHMGTVTRTGPLGSGAALKLVVNTALLGGVALVAETMALADKLGIDEKVARTALANGPLGGAVGRAFAEDVHFATALAAKDVALATKVAELPVLDAVLEHYKRAAADPAVAGADIAKAVEHIRHSA from the coding sequence ATGGAAAAGATCGCATTCCTCGGGCTCGGGCACATGGGCGCCGCGATGGCGCGCCGACTCCTCGCCGCGGGATTCCCGCTGACCGTCTGGAACCGCACCGCCGAGAAGGCCGAGCCGCTGGTCGCCGAGGGCGCCACCCTCGCCGCGTCCCCGGCCGAGGCCGTACGGGACGCGGACGTGGTGATCACGATGCTCGCCAACCCGGCCGCGCTCGACGCGGTCGCGGACGCCATCGCGCCGGAGCTGCGCCGGGGCACCACCTGGGTGGAGATGTCGACCGTCGGCCCCGACGTGGTCAAGGAACTCGCCGGCCGGCTCGGGGAGGGCGTGACGTTCGTCGACGCGCCCGTGGCGGGCAGCACCGACAAGGCGGCCGCCGGGCAGCTCGGCATCCTCGCGGGCGGCGAGCTGACGGGCGTCGGGCACGTGCTCGTCCATATGGGCACCGTCACCCGCACCGGCCCGCTGGGCTCCGGCGCCGCGCTCAAGCTCGTCGTCAACACGGCCCTGCTCGGCGGGGTCGCCCTCGTCGCCGAGACCATGGCCCTCGCGGACAAGCTCGGCATCGACGAGAAGGTGGCGCGCACCGCGCTCGCGAACGGCCCGCTCGGCGGCGCCGTCGGACGCGCCTTCGCCGAGGACGTGCACTTCGCCACCGCGCTCGCCGCCAAGGACGTCGCCCTCGCCACGAAGGTCGCCGAACTCCCCGTACTGGACGCGGTGCTGGAGCACTACAAGCGTGCCGCCGCCGATCCCGCCGTCGCCGGCGCGGACATCGCGAAGGCCGTCGAGCACATCCGTCACTCCGCCTGA
- a CDS encoding M14 family zinc carboxypeptidase, whose translation MRLPRPVLIATVLTAATGSLLLAPHSATADRNPPVREGAGREGANQPPVAAKAPANAARNALTSPVTDLSDSGLASPRRGYPREQVLSPDPENPADKSIKLGLTPYHAIAPKLNALQRLGDRVSVEVAGRSAGGHRLYLVTVTAPESARQSLAQERMRELIENAPQAAAKDPAVKATYKTPVFFNNNIHGNEWEGTDAALKLIERLASAKDARTTDLLAHNRLYFNITANPDGRIAGTRANANGFDLNRDFITASQPEARAIRQIAIDKQPAVMLDLHGYVNGTLIEPTTPPHGENYEYDLFLKNTYANALGMEAAVNGLGYTPAKDGVEPAQIPFRDQQEGWDDWPPIFTPQYQAFHGAVAAHTVEIPLTVNNSEYDTLPVAELRRRSAINVDVAGAAMRATLAYAQNHRASIIADQIEVFRRGATGAAQVPVSAETVPGVPGIGPEDVYTTDFPRAYVIPAGGAQRSATAAARLVDHLLAGDVRVTRATRDFRLAGRSYAKGSYVVDLHQPKRGLANVMLADGRDISDKVSVMYDISGWSLGRLWGATVVPVRSGGLSAVSARRVEAAARVGYVAPRGDLRLRLDTPQEIAALNSLLGQGVSVRQLVDGSVVVPGSARARAAALARTYDVAFDATKAAGDGRGTPLHRVRVAAAVTPGELFALREMNFDVVPVSTAVLNAGFDWSAVEVLFVSSGLDHARLNAGARAALDAFLHTHGLVGRGAVGAALNSAAGLLAVRPVEGNGDANGVVRVVNSGGPLTANAPDHGFVYAPVWFTDLGPGVRVEQAYAPGDPLVAGHWRPLADGTGGPTAAGGQAAVVSGPHAVLFGTEPLFRDHPKGEFPQVGRALLTVS comes from the coding sequence GTGCGCCTACCGAGACCCGTCCTGATCGCCACTGTCCTCACCGCCGCGACCGGATCGCTTCTCCTCGCCCCGCACAGCGCCACCGCGGACCGCAACCCCCCTGTCCGTGAAGGGGCCGGCCGCGAAGGGGCGAACCAGCCCCCGGTCGCCGCCAAGGCCCCGGCGAACGCCGCCCGCAACGCCCTCACCAGCCCCGTCACCGACCTGTCCGACTCCGGCCTCGCCTCCCCCCGCCGTGGCTATCCGCGTGAGCAGGTCCTCTCCCCCGACCCGGAGAACCCGGCGGACAAGTCCATCAAGCTGGGCCTCACCCCGTACCACGCCATCGCCCCGAAGCTGAACGCCCTGCAAAGGCTCGGCGACCGTGTCAGCGTGGAGGTGGCGGGCCGCTCGGCCGGCGGTCACCGGCTGTACCTGGTCACCGTCACCGCGCCGGAGTCCGCCCGCCAGTCCCTCGCCCAGGAGCGGATGCGCGAGCTGATCGAGAACGCGCCACAGGCCGCGGCGAAGGACCCGGCCGTCAAGGCGACGTACAAGACGCCGGTCTTCTTCAACAACAACATCCACGGCAACGAGTGGGAGGGCACCGACGCCGCCCTCAAGCTCATCGAGCGGCTCGCGAGCGCGAAGGACGCGCGGACGACCGACCTCCTCGCCCACAACCGTCTCTACTTCAACATCACGGCGAACCCTGACGGCCGGATCGCGGGCACCCGCGCCAACGCCAACGGTTTCGATCTGAACCGGGACTTCATCACCGCCTCGCAGCCCGAGGCACGCGCGATCCGCCAGATCGCCATCGACAAGCAGCCGGCCGTGATGCTCGACCTGCACGGGTACGTCAACGGCACCCTGATCGAGCCGACGACCCCGCCGCACGGCGAGAACTACGAGTACGACCTCTTCCTCAAGAACACCTACGCCAACGCCCTCGGTATGGAGGCCGCCGTCAACGGCCTCGGTTACACCCCCGCGAAGGACGGTGTCGAGCCCGCCCAGATCCCCTTCCGCGACCAGCAGGAGGGCTGGGACGACTGGCCGCCGATCTTCACGCCCCAGTACCAGGCGTTCCACGGCGCGGTCGCCGCGCACACCGTGGAGATCCCGCTGACGGTGAACAACTCGGAGTACGACACCCTGCCCGTGGCCGAACTCCGGCGCCGGTCCGCCATCAATGTGGACGTGGCCGGCGCGGCCATGCGCGCGACCCTGGCCTACGCCCAGAACCACCGCGCCTCGATCATCGCCGACCAGATCGAGGTCTTCCGGCGCGGTGCGACGGGCGCGGCCCAGGTACCGGTCTCGGCGGAAACGGTGCCGGGGGTGCCGGGCATCGGTCCGGAGGACGTCTACACGACCGACTTCCCGCGTGCCTACGTGATTCCGGCGGGCGGCGCCCAGCGTTCGGCGACGGCCGCCGCCCGCCTCGTCGACCACCTCCTCGCGGGCGACGTCCGCGTCACGCGCGCGACCCGCGACTTCCGGCTGGCCGGACGGTCGTACGCGAAGGGCTCGTACGTCGTCGACCTGCACCAGCCCAAACGCGGTCTGGCCAATGTGATGCTGGCCGACGGGCGGGACATCAGTGACAAGGTGTCGGTGATGTACGACATCTCGGGCTGGAGTCTGGGCCGGTTGTGGGGTGCGACGGTCGTGCCCGTACGGAGCGGGGGACTGTCGGCCGTGTCCGCCCGCCGGGTCGAAGCCGCCGCGCGGGTCGGGTACGTCGCCCCGCGTGGCGATCTGCGTCTGCGTCTCGACACCCCGCAGGAGATCGCCGCCCTCAACTCCCTTCTTGGGCAGGGGGTTTCGGTACGGCAGCTCGTGGACGGCAGTGTCGTCGTGCCGGGGTCGGCGCGGGCGCGGGCCGCCGCTCTCGCCCGTACGTACGACGTGGCCTTCGATGCGACGAAGGCGGCCGGGGACGGGCGGGGAACTCCCCTGCACCGCGTCCGCGTCGCCGCGGCCGTCACCCCGGGTGAGCTCTTCGCGCTGCGGGAGATGAACTTCGACGTCGTGCCGGTGTCGACGGCCGTCCTGAACGCGGGCTTCGACTGGTCCGCGGTGGAGGTGCTGTTCGTGTCGTCGGGGCTCGACCACGCCCGTTTGAACGCGGGCGCGCGGGCGGCGCTGGACGCCTTCCTCCACACCCACGGTCTCGTCGGCCGCGGGGCCGTCGGAGCCGCGCTCAACTCGGCGGCCGGGCTGCTGGCGGTGCGGCCGGTGGAGGGCAACGGTGACGCCAACGGAGTGGTGCGGGTGGTGAATTCGGGCGGACCGCTCACCGCGAACGCGCCCGACCACGGCTTCGTCTACGCGCCCGTCTGGTTCACCGATCTCGGCCCCGGGGTGCGTGTCGAGCAGGCGTACGCGCCGGGCGATCCGCTCGTCGCCGGGCACTGGCGCCCGCTGGCCGACGGGACGGGAGGGCCTACGGCCGCCGGCGGCCAGGCCGCTGTCGTCAGCGGTCCGCATGCCGTGCTCTTCGGTACGGAGCCGCTCTTCCGCGACCATCCGAAGGGGGAGTTCCCGCAGGTGGGAAGGGCGCTGCTGACCGTCTCGTAG
- a CDS encoding YrdB family protein yields MKAANLGVLFLIELGALAAVGYWGFTRDAATPLTWLLGLGAPAVLITLWALFGSQKASYKTRGAVRVGFELLWFGAGVAALAFAGAYGWAVAFAAVCAASKTLAVVWRQW; encoded by the coding sequence ATGAAGGCAGCGAACCTGGGCGTCCTCTTCCTCATCGAACTCGGCGCCCTCGCGGCCGTCGGGTACTGGGGCTTCACCCGCGACGCGGCGACGCCGCTGACCTGGCTCCTCGGCCTGGGCGCCCCGGCCGTACTGATCACGCTGTGGGCGCTGTTCGGCTCGCAGAAGGCGTCGTACAAGACGCGCGGCGCGGTCCGCGTCGGTTTCGAACTGCTCTGGTTCGGGGCCGGTGTGGCCGCGCTGGCCTTCGCCGGGGCCTACGGGTGGGCGGTCGCCTTCGCCGCCGTCTGCGCGGCGAGCAAGACGCTGGCCGTCGTCTGGCGCCAGTGGTAG
- a CDS encoding pyroglutamyl peptidase produces the protein MTYIRVRLGAGVLGLALVGGLAAAPTASAAAAAPATVEEQRLDQAAPQEILRRSGFDTVAPGFARALERAGSFGQAERVVVRQGARLWQRAVDRAQGRGPAGGDLSRDDDRPLYWARLGMTREVRQWEPEFGITDTQRAVLLAELEENSRGENAIRYPRAKGVKRILLTGFDPFTLDRDVRISNPSGATALALDGTTIQTADGPARIETAVFPVRWQDFAGGTVERTLRRQLPRVDLFTTVSQGRVGRFDVERTNGAWRGGFPDNENVSRTETIPVTDPASQPQWTSTTLPYARIVAAATGRFPVYDHTSVTEIPAGGTDPVVRPDGPTPGSTARAGGGGDYLSNEIAYRATLLRDRLGLHDSLPGGHVHTPVLQFGTGNTDPATGTVTDPEFVQNRLDIIAQVRAIVTVAADASASAVRGTGRTRG, from the coding sequence TTGACCTACATACGCGTTCGGCTCGGAGCAGGCGTACTCGGACTGGCCCTGGTGGGCGGCCTGGCCGCGGCGCCCACCGCGTCGGCGGCAGCGGCGGCCCCCGCCACCGTCGAGGAGCAGCGCCTCGACCAGGCCGCTCCCCAGGAGATCCTGCGGCGCTCCGGATTCGACACGGTGGCCCCCGGGTTCGCGCGGGCGCTGGAGCGGGCGGGCTCGTTCGGGCAGGCCGAGCGTGTCGTCGTACGGCAGGGGGCGCGGCTGTGGCAGCGGGCCGTCGACCGGGCGCAGGGGCGGGGCCCGGCGGGCGGCGACCTGAGCCGGGACGACGACCGGCCGCTGTACTGGGCACGGCTGGGCATGACGCGCGAAGTGCGCCAGTGGGAGCCGGAGTTCGGTATCACCGACACGCAACGCGCCGTACTTCTGGCCGAGTTGGAGGAGAACTCGCGCGGCGAGAACGCCATCCGCTATCCGCGCGCCAAGGGCGTGAAGCGGATCCTGCTCACCGGGTTCGACCCGTTCACGCTGGACCGCGACGTCCGGATCTCCAACCCGTCCGGTGCCACCGCCCTCGCCCTGGACGGCACGACGATCCAGACCGCGGACGGCCCGGCGCGCATCGAGACCGCCGTGTTCCCGGTCCGCTGGCAGGACTTCGCCGGGGGCACGGTGGAGCGGACACTGCGCCGCCAGCTCCCGCGCGTGGATCTGTTCACCACGGTGAGCCAGGGCCGCGTCGGGCGCTTCGACGTGGAACGGACCAACGGGGCCTGGCGGGGCGGCTTCCCGGACAACGAGAACGTCTCCCGCACCGAGACGATCCCCGTCACCGACCCGGCCTCGCAGCCGCAATGGACGTCGACGACGCTCCCGTACGCGCGGATCGTGGCCGCGGCCACGGGCCGCTTCCCCGTGTACGACCACACCTCGGTGACCGAGATCCCGGCGGGCGGCACCGATCCGGTCGTACGCCCCGACGGCCCGACTCCGGGTTCGACGGCCCGCGCCGGAGGCGGCGGGGACTACCTCTCCAACGAGATCGCCTACCGCGCGACGCTGCTGCGCGACCGCCTCGGACTGCACGACAGCCTGCCCGGCGGGCATGTCCACACACCTGTACTGCAGTTCGGCACGGGCAACACGGACCCGGCGACGGGGACGGTCACGGACCCCGAGTTCGTTCAGAACCGGCTGGACATCATCGCCCAGGTGCGGGCGATCGTGACGGTGGCCGCGGACGCCAGCGCGTCGGCCGTCAGGGGGACGGGGCGGACGCGGGGGTGA
- a CDS encoding EI24 domain-containing protein produces MRDLGAGFGYLIQGQRWVARHGKQYGFGLLPGLITLVLYAAALVTLALYGEDFVTWSTPFADDWSSPWLGLFRGFLTAVLFALALLLAVLTFTAVTLLIGQPFYESLSEKVDRDVSPDGTAPESGLPLWRELWISARDSLRILVRAAVWGVLLFALGFLPFIGQTVVPVIGFFVTGFFLTEELTAVALQRRGVDLRDRLTLLRSRKTLVWGFGTPLGLAFLVPFVAVFLMPGAVAGATLMARDLLDEETGEPEDDHDHHGGHDNHEERAAA; encoded by the coding sequence ATGCGTGATCTCGGGGCGGGGTTCGGTTATCTCATACAAGGCCAGCGATGGGTGGCACGGCACGGGAAGCAGTACGGGTTCGGACTGCTTCCGGGCCTGATCACCCTCGTGCTGTACGCGGCAGCGCTCGTCACCCTCGCCCTGTACGGCGAGGACTTCGTCACCTGGTCCACCCCCTTCGCCGACGACTGGTCCAGCCCCTGGCTGGGCCTCTTCCGCGGCTTCCTCACCGCCGTACTCTTCGCCCTCGCCCTCCTCCTCGCCGTCCTCACCTTCACCGCCGTCACCCTCCTCATCGGCCAGCCCTTCTACGAGTCCCTCTCGGAGAAGGTCGACAGGGACGTCTCCCCGGACGGCACGGCCCCGGAGTCGGGCCTCCCGCTCTGGCGCGAGCTGTGGATCTCCGCGCGAGACAGCCTCCGCATCCTCGTGCGGGCCGCCGTCTGGGGCGTCCTCCTCTTCGCGCTCGGCTTCCTCCCGTTCATCGGCCAGACCGTCGTCCCCGTGATCGGCTTCTTCGTCACCGGCTTCTTCCTCACGGAGGAACTGACCGCCGTCGCCCTCCAGCGCCGGGGCGTCGACCTCCGCGACCGCCTCACCCTGCTCCGCTCCCGCAAGACGCTGGTCTGGGGCTTCGGCACCCCGCTGGGCCTCGCCTTCCTGGTCCCGTTCGTCGCCGTCTTCCTGATGCCGGGCGCGGTCGCGGGCGCCACACTGATGGCCCGAGACCTGCTGGACGAGGAAACGGGCGAGCCGGAGGACGACCACGACCACCACGGCGGCCACGACAACCACGAAGAACGCGCCGCCGCGTGA